In the Clostridium gelidum genome, TTCATAACTTTATCTATAAAACCTTTAAGAATTGCTGGAACATCATTCCACCATACTGGTGCAATCATAATTACTTTTTCTGCATTCTTAATAGATTTTTGATACTTTTCTACTAATGGATCTAATGTTTTTCCATGTTTAAAAAGAGCTAATTCTTCTTTTGAATAACATGGATCAAATTTATCTTTATACAAATCAATAATTTCCACCTCTTGTTTTTTATCTTCAAGATGTTTAACAACCCTTTGAAAGATCGCATGGTTAAAACTCTTTTCATATGGGTGACAATAAATTACCAATGTTTTACTCAAATACTTCTCCTCCTTTTCCATTATTTTATTATCTGCATTATTTA is a window encoding:
- a CDS encoding NAD(P)H-dependent oxidoreductase, which translates into the protein MSKTLVIYCHPYEKSFNHAIFQRVVKHLEDKKQEVEIIDLYKDKFDPCYSKEELALFKHGKTLDPLVEKYQKSIKNAEKVIMIAPVWWNDVPAILKGFIDKVMKMDFAYEVTKTGVKGRLTNVQETVVITTSTSPTWYLRWFIGNPIGKIFVNRTLKQVGFQKRKWIHFGGLTNSQPSQREKFLQDIIHKI